ACCAAGATGCCATCAGAAGACAGCTTGGACTTCAGTTTAGTTGGATCGCAGTCTTTGGGCAATAGATAACGTCTCACAAAGTGTCTGAGcagaaaaatagtttttggttacattaacataaataaataaaaattcaacctAGAAATAGATCCGTGATCATCTTGTTGTTCTTCATGTTTGGCTTCCACTTTAATGCTATGATCATCAAGCAAACGAACAGAAATTTCTTCAGGTCGGAATTGTTGCACATCAATGTTGGCTTGAAAATGGTCCTTGTCAATGGTGAGTGAAGTTCTGGGATCAAAGTGTGCTAGTTGGCTTCGTAAATCACGCAAGTGATCCATTGACCTAAATTAGTGTAATTTGGCAGGTTTTGAAGGACTAGGAGTAGAAGTTAAAAGGGGGTTTGTAAGATTGAGTCAAgccaaaagtaaaaaattcataatctTCTAGAGGATAAAAAGCAAGGGAGGCTCACAATTCCTGGCCAATTTACTGCATATAATCTTGAGTACCTTGTGGGTAGCATCAAGGGCCATTCATGAAGTTCTTGAGGGTCGATAAAATTTGCCAAGGTGTGCCGCCTGCCATACGGGTCTTCGTCAAAGGAGAGAAACGGTAAAAGGGCCATGACTGAAGTAAACGGTTTTACAATCGAAATTCGtaagtttttatgaaata
The DNA window shown above is from Euwallacea similis isolate ESF13 chromosome 2, ESF131.1, whole genome shotgun sequence and carries:
- the LOC136419279 gene encoding alpha-crystallin A chain-like is translated as MALLPFLSFDEDPYGRRHTLANFIDPQELHEWPLMLPTRSMDHLRDLRSQLAHFDPRTSLTIDKDHFQANIDVQQFRPEEISVRLLDDHSIKVEAKHEEQQDDHGSISRHFVRRYLLPKDCDPTKLKSKLSSDGILVVSAPKKKEGDEEEGQEIPIMHTRPIFRRPHLWPSHHGERKRKLSSSN